The Archocentrus centrarchus isolate MPI-CPG fArcCen1 chromosome 5, fArcCen1, whole genome shotgun sequence genome contains the following window.
gacccatgccctattttgcatgccggagccgtgaccacacccccaaatattccattgcgtctatgccgacagcaaaagataccttttcctataaaagaattcaactttctagagacccatcacgatcacaaaacctccgagtgcggcacgggtcgacgagcgccacaggtcgacgcgcgcggagtgcgagggcccgatatcaccgcttgcggttttaattattttttttttttttttttttattattattattattattattcaggcaaatgaattggctttttgggggctttatcatattcaaaaactcatgaaactttgcacatgcgtcacacctggtgaaaatttaagtattttaatgggctcgggcaagggcgcgcccaaatggctcgctagcgccccctaaactggagccccaccgctgtgtttcacgtacatgaatgaaacttcatacacatgtatatcatgtccaggcgcacaaaaaatcctcttggagccatgccctaaacccaacaggaagtccgccattttgaattaattatgcaaatttggcgatttgcagccctcacactttttctaataactcagaggttttagacgttatcatcttcatatttggtttgtctaacctacacccccaggggaatctaaatctcgaaaatggtgagtttttgccaagggggaggggtccttatgcccctttgaactttgatcattcgccatgaaaatttgattgcctctcattcatacctacatgatccaatgtgcatcaaacttctccagtaggatgagggtgcccccctgaacacatacatatgacaatatttaatatcagtcgcagcgccacctagtgggaacaggaaatgtcatattttacacttggaggtccagctccaaggtggtttagcagaaccatctcaaatttcacctggaaagccttaagaacttggacttactgtgtttttaaaactgtgactttttgacaaaagggcgtgacccttatgggacggcaaagttcgatgattcgccatgaacacaaaaatggctgtaactcaaagccaacttgcccaatctggctcaaacttcagtggtgtgataagcatgctgccctgaacacattcatatgcataaagtccataaacgttagagcgccgcctagtggcagctcggaatatcttaaaatagcatgttttttgagtagccccggagctacgttttatctacatgtatgaaaatgtacaggctcatgtaacatcctaagacgtacaaaaaagtctcttggacccataccccaaaccctacaggaagtcggccatcttcaattgaaggtgtcaatttttgcgatttccacgcctgctatttgaacgaactcgtcctagggcatttcacccactgacaccaaattggctccagatcatctacacaagtagcccatcaattattgtggaaatctttaaaaaatattaaacggccttgtcacaccagcccattaaatttggcctttgtttttctccctcaccaccaaaattttttgtgcacttgttcgcacatgctttgtctgatcaggctgaaaatttaatcactcatgtacacacccaggctgaatccataactacagattcaagactgtaggcgcaatagcgccccctacagaagcaaatgaaaatttgtatgaccgtccacagaattagttttgctctgaaatacatgaaatatctttcaccattccttacaaaatcctcatctatttgataagcctcctgccctgaacacattgacatgcataaagtccataaacgttagagcgccccctactggcagctttaaatatcataatataccatgttttttagctagcccctgagttacattttatctacagctctgaaattttgcacactcatgtaacatcctaagacatacaaaaaagtctcttggagccatactccaaaccctacaggaagtccagcatcttcaattgaaagtgtcaatttttgccattttcaggcctgctatttgaatgaactcctcctagggcatttcacccagtgagaccaaattggctccacatcatctagacaaacagcccatcaaaaaagtcaatcagacccatgccctattttgcatgctggagccgtgaccacacccccaaatattccattgcgtctatgccgagagcaaaagataccttttcctataaaagaattcaactttctagagacccatcacgatcacaaaacctccgagtgcagcacgggtcgacgagcgccacaggtcgacgcgcgcggagtgcgagggcccgatatcaccgcttgcggttttaattttttttatttttattattattattcaggcaaatgaattggctttttgggggctttatcatattcaaaaactcatgaaacttggcacatgcgtcacacctggtgaaaatttaagtattttaatgggctcgggcaagggcgcgcccaaatggctcgctagcgccccctaaactggagccccaccgctgtgtttcacgtacatgaatgaaacttcatacacatgtatatcatgtccaggcgcacaaaaaatcctcttggagccatgccctaaacccaacaggaagtccgccattttgaattaattatgcaaatttggcgatttgcagccctcacactttttctaataactcagaggttttagacgttatcatcttcatatttgacttgtctaacctacacccccaggggaatctaaatctcgaaaatggtgagtttttgccaagggggaggggtccttatgcccctttgaactttgatcattcgccatgaaattttgattgcctctcattcatacctacatgatccaatgtgcatcaaacttctccagtaggatgagggtgcccccctgaacacatacatatgacaatatttaatatcagtcgcagcgccacctagtgggaacaggaaatgtcatattttacacttggaggtccagctccaaggtggtttagcagaaccatctcaaatttcacctggaaagccttaagaagttggacttactgtgttttcaaaactgtgagtttttgacaaaagggcgtgacccttatgggacggcaaagttcgatgattcgccatgaacacaaaaatggctgtaactcaaagccaacttgcccaatctggctcaaacttcagtggtgtgataagcaccctgtcctgaacacactcatatgcaaaaagtccataaacggtagagcgccgcctagtggcagctcggaatatcttaaaatagcaagttttttgagtagccccggagctacgttttatctacatgtatgaaaatgtacaggctcatgtaacatcctaagacgtacaaaaaagtctcttggacccataccccaaaccctacaggaagtcggccatcttcaattgaaggtgtcaatttttgccatttccacgcctgctatttgaacgaacttgtcctagggcatttgacccagtgagaccaaatttgctccacatcatctacacaagtagcccatcaaatattgtagaaatctttacaaaatattaaatggccttatcacaccaggccattgaagttggccttcgtttttctccctcaccaccaaaattgtttgtgcacttgttcgcacatgctttgtctgatcaggctgaaaatttaatcactcatgtacacacccaggctgaatccataactacagattcaagactgtaggcgcaatagcgccccctacagaagcaaatgaaaatttgtatgacgtccacataattagttttgctctgaaatgcatgaaactatctttcaccattccttacgaaatcctcatcaatttgataagcctcctgccctgaacacattgatatgcataaagtccataaatgttacagcgccacctactggcagcttgaaatatcataaaatagcatgttttttagctagccccagagctacattatatctacagctctgaaattctgcacactcatgtaacatcctaagacgtacaaaaaagtctcttggagccatactggaaaccctacaggaagtccagcatcttcaattgaaagtgtcaatttttgtcaatttttgccattttcaggcctgctatttgaatgaactcctcctagggcatttcagccagtgagaccaaattggctccagatcatctagacaaacagcccatcaaatattgtggaaatcttgacaaaatattaaatggtgttgtcacaccaggccattgaagttggctttcatttttctcaatggcgaccaaaattgtttggccacgtgttcgtacatgctttgcccgatctgcctgaaaatgtaatcactcatgtacacagccactctgaacccataactatggattcaaggctatacgtagctgcaagagcgccccctacagaagcaaatgaaattttgtatagcatccacaaacttagtttctcggaaatgtatgaaaatgtgtttcaacattcttgacatcatcctgatcaaaacagtctatcagacccatgccctattttgcatgctggagccgtgaccccacccccaaatattccattgcgtctatgccgagagcaaaagatatcttttcctataaaagaattcaactttctacagaccttctgtacaccatcacgatcacaagacctccgagtgcggcacgggtcgacgagcgccacgggtcgacgcgcagggagtgcgagggcccgatatcaccgcttgcggttttaattattattatttttttttttttttttttttttttttttattattattcaggcaaatgaattggctttttgggggctttatcatattcaaaaactcatgaaacttggcacatgcgtcacacctggtgaaaatttaagtattttaatgggctcgggcaagggcgcgcccaaatggctcgctagcgccccctaaactggagccccaccgctgtgtttcacgtacatgaatgaaacttcatacacatgtatatcatgtccaggcgcacaaaaaatcctcttggagccatgccctaaacccaacaggaagtccgccatttttaattaattatgcaaatttggcgatttgcagccctcacactttttctaataactcagaggttttagacgttatcatcttcatatttgatttgtctaacctacacccccaggggaatctaaatctcgaaaatggtgagtttttgccaagggggaggggtccttatgcccctttgaactttgatcattcgccatgaaattttgattgcctctcattcatacctacatgatccaatgtgcatcaaacttctccagtaggatgagggtgcccccctgaacacatacatatgacaatatttaatatcagtcgcagcgccacctagtgggaacaggaaatgtcatattttacacttggaggtccagctccaaggtggtttagcagaaccatctcaaatttcacctggaaagccttaagaagttggacttactgtgttttcaaaactgtgagtttttgacaaaagggcgtgacccttatgggacggcaaagttcgatgattcgccatgaacacaaaaatggctgtaactccaagccaacttgcccaatctggctcaaacttcagtggtgtgataagcatgctgccctgaacacattcatatgcataaagtccataaaagttagagcgccgcctagtggcagctcggaatatcttaaaatagcatgttttttgagtagccccggagctacgttttatctacatgtatgaaaatgtacaggctcatgtaacatcctaagacgtacaaaaaagtctcttggacccataccccaaaccctacaggaagtcggccatcttcaattgaaggtgtcaatttttgcgatttccacgcctgctatttgaacgaactcgtcctagggcatttcacccactgacaccaaattggctccagatcatctacacaagtagcccatcaaatattgtggaaatctttaaaaaatattaaacggccttgtcacaccaggccattaaatttggcctttgtttttctccctcaccaccaaaattgtttgtgcacttgttcgcacatgctttgtctgatcaggctgaaaatttaatcactcatgtacacacccaggctgaatccataactacagattcaagactgtaggcgcaatagcgccccctacagaagcaaatgaaaatttgtatgaccgtccacagaattagttttgctctgaaatacatgaaatatctttcaccattccttacaaaatcctcatctatttgataagcctcctgccctgaacacattgacatgcataaagtccataaacgttagagcgccccctactggcagctttaaatatcataatataccatgttttttagctagcccctgagttacattttatctacagctctgaaattttgcacactcatgtaacatcctaagacatacaaaaaagtctcttggagccatactccaaaccctacaggaagtccagcatcttcaattgaaagtgtcaatttttgccattttcaggcctgctatttgattgaactcctcctagggcatttcacccagtgagaccaaattggctccacatcatctagacaagtagcccatcaaaagttattcagggttttgtagaatattgaacggtgttgccatggcaaccctctgaatttggacttttttcaatttcaaattcacagagattctaaacatcagcccctgggctgtgctttctctatgtacctgaaaatgtgcctgctgatgtaagatgctaacatctacaaaaaactctcttggaccgatagcccaaacccaacaggaagtcagccacgtttactttaaagtgtcatttttgcagcatttttcgccttttccaggcctttttgcctcaactcctcctagggcatttgacccagtgagaccaaaatggctccagatcatccacacaagtagcccatcaaaagatattcatggttttgtagaatattgaacggtgttgccgtagcaaccctctgaatttggactttttttccatttcaggcccagataggttctaaacatcagccccagggcagtgcttggtctgtgtacctgaaatcgtgcatgctgaagtaacatcctaacacgtacaaaaaagtctcttggaccgatagccgaaatccaacacgaagcctgacatgttctaattaaggtgtcatttttgcagcatttttcacattcttcaggcctgctatttgaatcatcttctactacagcttttcatccagtcacaccaaaatggctccagatcatctacacaagtagcccatcaaaagatattcatggttttgtagaatattgaacgctgttgccgtagcaaccctctaaatgtgggattttactcatataccacagtgcaccaaattgttacatctctgacatacattgtccgatctgcctcaaacttcacaggcttaatgggagggtaagggagaccggacacacccctctatcagctttgtttcacactcataacgccacctagtggcaacaggaaatcagtaggacactgatactcatcatcctatggtcattacagtttcattgatggctgcaggcattacatagagcattgtgacatattaattagtgggcactcaccgacgccacctagtggaagcgggagacgatcgacgcgaagtacggctagcctgctgagccgtcagcagccgggtgagccagctactctctcgtctgcgagaacctccgagcgcggttcggctggagcgtgccacgggtcgacgcgcggcttggctggagcgcgccaggggtcgacgcgcgccgggtgcgagggcccgctcatcgccgcttgcggctttaattttaatttatttttatggatACCGGGACGAACCTAATCATAGTCCTGAGTCTAAATACTGATTTCCACAGCAGAATCATGTCTGTTTCTAATGCGGTGCTGCTTGAGGCCTTAAAGAGGGCCCAAAGATCGCAGAATTCAGATTTTAGctttcagctatttttttttcggATTCTCTGAACCTTTTAATAATATTATGAGCCATCCTTACTTCTGACGTAGTCTTCTTCAGATACTCTCTTTACAACCAAtcatattacttttttttttttacttttttaaacagttttaaatcATATTGCTTGCATCATATTCAAAATgagcatatatttaaaaataaagtttgtttcctttctaccattttcattaattatggggtttaaattatttgcaaaagactgcactgtttttattgatattttacataatgtaacagcttttttttagaAAGAGGTTTGTACTACTGTTATGTCATCCACTGTGTACCCGGtggtgaaaatacaaaaaaaaaatgttgtgatGTCCTCAAAGCATGAGCAATATAATAGTCACGTCTTAACGGAGGACTTTATCCCTGCTGTTGAACAAACCATGATGATGCCATAGTAATCCTAAAGACAGTTCACACATGGAAAGAACTCCTGTATGCAAAAACAAGTTCAGTATCCAtgtgaggggttttttttttgtttattcactAATAAAAGTACACAATTTACAAGACTGTATAAAGCAATATATGGAAAAGTAATGTGTTTATAATAATAAAGCACCGTGTTTAAAACATCCAGTGTGCGCTCGCTGCCTTCAGGATAGCAACAGCACAGATCAGACACACTAAAAAGTAAAGTGGTGGTGCATTTACTGGTTGCAGCAAATCCTTTTTAACTCATCTAttacagtttctgtttttagtcGTCCCCGAAGCAAAGTGCGGGCGAGCAGGACTGCAACTAGCATTTTTCAACTCGTTAGTGTTCTCCCATCTGTTTCTTTCCACCTGGATACTTTCCGCAGTGAGGGATCACAACCCGGGGCGGAAAACCTTTTGGAGAAGTAAAGACATGCATGTGGCAATCCCCTCATTAGAGGAGCCACCTTTGATGTCTGGAGCATAATGGCCAATTAGGTTTTTTTCACCTGCAGTTTCCTGTCCAAGATTTACCCTTTTAATATAATCAACATGAGCTGGTGGTGCATTATCAGAGAGCATATGGACAGACTTGTGCCGACACCTCACATTTAAATCTTCAGAAAGGAGAACTGTgtctgtgatttttgttttcccacAAGGAATTTAATGACATGAATAGATCCATCCAGAGTTCATAGTATTGAATTacattaccaaaaaaaatacatgttaaaGATACAAAGGGTGATATGAATTCTTTCAGAGCCGCCACCACTAAACAGAATAACAGCAGCTCTGAAAAAGTATTCACAAGTTTGAAGAAAGTGTAAATAAAGTCATTTTTCTGACGTTTTGGGAAAGAtgcttatttgctttttttcaagAGTAGATGAAAAGGCTGCTCACTTTTCTTTAGAATAAATATGAAGCTACTGCTTAAAGATAAAGTTTGGAAACAGGGGCTGGCAAAAGGGACAAAAAGCCTGACACTGTTCAGTTTTTGCCTGCCAGCAGCTCAGGCTACACCTTCCTGATTACCATGTTATATTCCGTTTACACAAGAAAGTTTTCCGATATAAACGGCtacgttttgatgcgtttcagcctcccgtttacacgagaacggagTGAAAACTGGCTCCAGACCAGGGCATCTCCATTTCCGTGTAAACAGACGAAAACACCACTTTTTGAAACCAGGGGCACTTGCACatgtgcactatggttgcggCTTCTATATCCACACCACCAACTTGTGGACAAGTCTTTGATATCACGATTAGTTAGCTTAGATTACATTTTCTTCGGACAGGCTAGTTTCTTCTAAGTTCCTGCTCAGTTTCTTGAATAAAAACTGCTTTCCAATTTGAGGCTGCCTATTCCAATATCATCCCCTGCATCCTAATTATATACTCATTTCACACCTTAGAAAACCTGACTGCAAAACAAGACACTGCGTCATCCACACCGTCAAAGCTGCAAAGGTTTTAAATTAACAGtcaacacacagaaagaaaagcattACGAGCATGTGTTACACGAGCTGTAACACTTTAAAGATAAAAAGTCAATTCAGTTACGAGTTTAAAAGCCACCAGTGAAATGAAAACTCTAACATTGCTCCGCAAAAACAAAGAGATCAGTGCTGCACATCTCAGGCCTTTCCACATCACATCCTCCCCAAACAGCAATTTTtcagaaacacagacaaagcCAGCTGTCAGAACACAGCTGGTGGCTGACAAACTGTCCCCAAAGTGGCCAAACGGTTTGCATAATACATCATGACATAAAGAGACAGATCCCAACAATGCTCGCTGTGCAAAATGCTGTACAGGCTCGACAAGAAAGGCATATAACGAGGATTAGGAGGCTGAATGTAGATCAACCTGAGTCtgatttttattacttttggcCAAAATCTCTTCTACATTTGGATTTACATGATCTATTGAGTgacaactatatatatatatatatatatatatatatatatatatatatatatatatatagcatacAGTGCTTAATAAATGTATTAGGCCACcacccagtgtaaggtttatgccacagctgcatTAAATCAACAGTAATGATAACTgccaaaatacttttttacatttctgtaatgattaatccaccagtatacacaagctctttaatcaaaatgatattttgaaTACTAAagtataaaaatctgttttagtgATTGTAATGCTTGATTCATTTCTGACAGAAGTCCAGGGTAAGTTTGGCAAAAAACATGAATTCGGTTTATTTGCCTaataaaaatcaatataaaatatttctaaaacatttgtgttttcttattttcatggtaggtggtctaataaatttgttaatcaCTGTACTTTTTTTCAATACTGAGCACATCTTTCccatatttttactttaaaaagtgagaaaaatcaATCAAACCTGTGAAGTGAAATTTACACACTGGCATCTTTAAAGTGCTTTTGGGACAGAgctttttaatttgtgtgtttgtctgccaATTCAATAATGCAACAATCagaaaataaatcttaaaatgAGAGAAGGGGAGCTGAATCACTGAATttgaacataaaaacataactattaagaaaaaatacatttttatagacTATAATTAGTTTTAGAGAGGGATGTAAACTGACGTGCTTtcaaaagcattaaaacaaGTATCTTATTGAGCTACAGAGTTCACACTCTCCACTATTTAATGTGCAACTATGAATAAATAGGTCAGTCCATCCAGGTGAACCACTTGATGAGAAAAGACAATGAATGACAGTCCAACATGTGTGCTGACAGAGATTCgtgttcttttccttttccaatagtggggggggggctcctcaGTGAGTCCTTCAAGGATTAACTCTTCACAAGCTTTCAGCTTGGCGCCAAAGAAAATTCACAGGTTAGATTTCGGTCCACTGTTGACTGGAATTGCCCTGAGCTCAGTCCGCATGCACAGGTACTCTCCAATCACAGCCATCAATGCCATGCAGGCTATGTTCACGAGCCACCAGGAAAGGGCAGCCGGAAGATGGGCGTTATATATCCAGCAGCCAATCATGTGGAAGAAGTGCACGGTGACAGTGAAGTCCAGGCACTGTTTCCCTCGGCGGATGAAGAACCACAGACCGAGGGCGCTGCAGGAACAACAATGCAGAAAAGTTATGAATACAAAGATGCCAAAGTTCAAGTATCATCAcacattaaatgaataaaataacattttcagagTGAATGCATAGATGCACAAGTGTAAATGAGTTCTTAAAGCCCCTTAAATGATTGCCCCGTGAGATACTTTAACAACAGGATTCCATAAAGATGTCACACAATCTCATCTATTTATGATGTACAGAAAATTTTCATTTCTCACCAGGTAAGAGAATTCAAGATGAATGCCATCATTGAGAGCCTGCCTTGCATGGTTGCAAAACCGAGGGCCTACCGAAGCAAAGAAAATACTTAAATACCATTTTAACAGAGAACAAATTTGacacaaaaatacaggaaaacatATCTTGAAACTTACTTCATAGCTGAAGATCTGGTCCAGTGACCGACTACTTTGCACAAGGCTGTCTACTCCGGCCAACCACAGGCCCAAGAAGCTGTAGTAGATGCACTGCATCAGCACAATCTGACACACGATGAGGACCGGGTCCCAGATGTAGCTACGGAAATGACTGGCCATTGCCGGCTGATGTTTCACGTAGAGACCCAAAGGATGTTAACAACTGCTTCCAACTGTTACCGGCTGGCCCATCGGCTGTGACTTGTGGGTGTGATCTAAAACAAGTCTGAAATGCAGAAAGTTACATTGGATGAAAAGAATTAGACTATTACAAATCTTGGGTTTTAAATCCTGGCCTAAGATTTTTATCAGACAGAAACAGGAGGATATCACCTGCTAGATCATAGCTACAGCCAGCTGCATTGCACTTAAGTACATAATAAACAGAGGTCCGGAATAAAGAATGTTCAGTATGCTCAGGGTGCTTAATACAAATTTGGATGTTGCATAAATCAACCTGTATGAAAACAGAGTGCTTGCATTCATGGTTTACTGTACAgttaggaaagaaaaaaaaaaaaaaacaggaagaaatgtgtcatgaaatgtgtgAGGAGTCACGTGTAAAACTGTAAGATTTTATTACTGAGTCACAAAGCAAAGTACAAAACAGTTCCCCACATTATCCGCAGCTACTAATCACTACAAACAGGTCAGCAAATCACTAGAGTCTTGTCTCTTTTATCTCTGCTTAAGTGTATGTGTAAGCTTTTATTACAGCTGGGTCATCTCAGATCACCACAGGCCTTCTGCTTGACCAGCTCTGATTTGCCTAAAAACATTATGGTCCAAAGTTTGGACATACTTAATGCGTACTGTGAAATTTAAAGAATTATAAAGAGTCCTCCTGGGCAGCAGGTTTTGAAATGGTAGTTAGAGTAGGTCTCAGACATGAAAAATCAGCAAATATCTAGAAAAGAATTTGATATATGAGGCTAAAATTTCACATCAAATACATATGTCCAGACTCTGGACTAAAATCTTGAGGCACATCGGAGATGATTTCGGATGGATCCAGCTGAGAAGTAATATTCAGCAATTTTAATATCATGAGCAGTGATACTGAAATGaatatatgttttgttttgttgtatccAATAATATATCAGAAAGtgcgttttcttttttaacaaagGACAACATTGAATATTTTGTTTCCGTtgtaataaatgttttgtttttaacattttagtaAATCAAACTATCCTCAGGTGTATCCTCATCATGTATTGGAGACACCA
Protein-coding sequences here:
- the sys1 gene encoding protein SYS1 homolog yields the protein MASHFRSYIWDPVLIVCQIVLMQCIYYSFLGLWLAGVDSLVQSSRSLDQIFSYEALGFATMQGRLSMMAFILNSLTCALGLWFFIRRGKQCLDFTVTVHFFHMIGCWIYNAHLPAALSWWLVNIACMALMAVIGEYLCMRTELRAIPVNSGPKSNL